From a single Paramormyrops kingsleyae isolate MSU_618 chromosome 14, PKINGS_0.4, whole genome shotgun sequence genomic region:
- the ccdc177 gene encoding coiled-coil domain-containing protein 177, with protein sequence MVDPSDEDQGQTEGPELETPAAASEGSCIQQQNGNGAASTEGDLESSTELLPPAQSSESRQQQVLQREQPPGLHLDLFNFDSPDAEGSRYVLTSPRSLEACARCGVKPVELLPRPLAEFAREGQSMRAATGLFEMYERERHSKLKQCREERERIMREEKKKTFLSITTNSSTSSSSLERSPVVGSQGTNQQSAASSQLPKSSLSSSGLTSKTVPSSSVTSKPDVSSSGKSVPLVTASKPSLSKQLSADGPPVTPVTTKSLRPTGRNVKPANTFPRTISKPTSSVSRASTYKSGSGCSSSEPVTATTTTPVSNGLTAIPFTHTNGHAVSQPKHWERSHSLESLQRRKEPVCSSTATHTSSESGASSSYSWDGPRDRSAKASSPRTRTLATFNSLMGRSLSLGDLSHSPQTTQKIERIVKEVKRRGLKAVPERDRKIAALMLAKYQEEDIVSQSRYVAHLQWDSERRLEELRREREDREKQRAVLQCQRAWQSQVSARQQRLTQQEQEAAAAKLRQVTENEEKWRELAERQERSRLQRLQRTAREEKQKKVLQEQNLRVLEEERAAMLEQEQLLLREKLSTAELKKQEREHQAQEERRGLNRAEKRRHAALKREIARREVEERETARKAIEEKLNRSSENYEQIMERRSQELREKARREEGQIQKARRAAERRERQQREQLEVRAKEAERRAQQATTVAEERAKEKALRAVLSRQEKEKLQRMNRQRVEEEEQQRRLELLQSIERKLEKSEQIFREKRAVLESARSMAQASFHVRDRVREETNTRTFDKMALEAKLKASLDEK encoded by the coding sequence ATGGTCGACCCATCAGATGAGGATCAGGGCCAGACCGAAGGCCCTGAGCTTGAGACACCAGCCGCAGCCTCCGAAGGATCTTGCATCCAGCAGCAAAACGGCAATGGGGCAGCGTCGACGGAAGGTGACTTGGAAAGTAGCACAGAGCTGCTCCCGCCTGCGCAGTCCTCCGAGAGCAGACAGCAGCAGGTTCTGCAGCGAGAGCAGCCACCCGGGCTTCATTTGGATCTATTCAACTTTGACTCTCCTGATGCGGAAGGTAGCCGATACGTGCTGACCAGCCCTCGTTCACTGGAGGCATGCGCTCGATGTGGGGTGAAACCAGTGGAGCTGCTGCCACGGCCACTGGCAGAATTCGCTCGGGAGGGGCAATCCATGCGAGCTGCGACTGGCTTGTTTGAGATGTACGAGCGGGAAAGGCATTCTAAGCTAAAACAGTGTCGGGAGGAACGGGAGAGGATTAtgagagaggaaaagaaaaagacaTTTCTTTCAATTACTACAAATAGCAGCACATCTTCCTCTTCACTGGAAAGGTCTCCAGTTGTTGGCAGTCAAGGGACCAATCAGCAATCAGCTGCTTCAAGTCAGCTCCCTAAATCATCTCTCTCTAGCTCTGGTTTGACTTCTAAAACTGTCCCCAGTAGCTCAGTAACCTCAAAACCAGACGTCAGTAGTTCTGGCAAATCTGTCCCACTAGTCACGGCATCAAAACCTTCTTTGAGCAAGCAACTGTCTGCTGATGGCCCCCCCGTGACCCCAGTGACTACCAAGTCACTGCGCCCAACTGGAAGAAATGTGAAGCCTGCTAATACGTTTCCTAGAACAATCTCAAAGCCTACCTCCTCTGTCTCCAGGGCTTCCACCTATAAGTCAGGATCTGGTTGCAGTTCTTCAGAACCAGTCACTGCCACCACCACAACACCAGTAAGCAATGGTCTCACAGCCATTCCCTTCACCCACACTAATGGCCATGCTGTATCCCAGCCAAAGCACTGGGAGAGGAGTCATTCGCTTGAGTCCCTGCAGAGGAGAAAAGAACCAGTGTGTTCCTCCACTGCAACCCACACTTCTTCTGAGTCCGGTGCCTCATCCTCTTACAGTTGGGATGGGCCACGGGACCGTAGTGCTAAGGCATCCAGCCCAAGAACACGCACTCTAGCTACGTTTAATTCCCTGATGGGTCGCAGTCTTAGCCTCGGTGATCTCAGTCACTCACCGCAGACCACGCAAAAAATAGAGCGCATTGTGAAGGAGGTGAAGCGGCGAGGACTGAAGGCTGTTCCGGAGCGCGACCGCAAGATCGCAGCCCTGATGTTGGCCAAGTACCAGGAGGAAGACATCGTGAGTCAGAGCCGCTATGTGGCTCACTTGCAGTGGGACAGCGAGCGGAGGCTGGAGGAGTTGCGGCGTGAGCGGGAGGACCGCGAGAAGCAGCGCGCCGTGCTGCAGTGCCAGCGGGCATGGCAGTCCCAGGTGTCGGCCCGGCAGCAGCGTCTCACCCAGCAGGAACAGGAGGCCGCAGCAGCCAAGCTGCGGCAGGTAACTGAGAATGAGGAGAAGTGGCGGGAGCTGGCGGAGAGGCAGGAGCGCAGCCGGCTACAGAGGCTCCAGAGGACGGCCCGCGAGGAGAAGCAGAAGAAAGTCTTACAAGAGCAGAATCTGCGAGTGCTGGAGGAGGAACGGGCCGCTATGCTGGAGCAGGAGCAGCTGCTACTCCGAGAGAAGCTCTCCACGGCGGAGCTGAAGAAGCAAGAGCGAGAGCACCAGGCTCAGGAGGAGCGGCGTGGCCTGAATAGGGCCGAAAAGAGGCGGCACGCTGCGCTGAAAAGAGAGATTGCCCGCCGGGAGGTGGAAGAGCGTGAGACGGCCAGGAAGGCCATTGAGGAGAAGCTGAACCGCTCGTCTGAAAACTATGAGCAGATCATGGAGAGACGTAGCCAGGAGCTCCGGGAAAAGGCGCGCCGCGAGGAGGGACAGATCCAAAAGGCGAGGCGGGCGGCAGAGCGGCGGGAGCGCCAGCAGCGGGAGCAGCTGGAGGTGCGTGCGAAAGAGGCAGAGCGTCGGGCACAGCAGGCCACGACGGTGGCGGAAGAGCGAGCCAAGGAGAAGGCTCTGCGGGCCGTACTGAGCCGGCAAGAGAAGGAGAAGCTGCAGCGCATGAACCGGCAACGCGTGGAAGAGGAGGAGCAACAACGGCGGCTGGAGTTGTTGCAGTCCATCGAGAGGAAGCTAGAGAAGAGCGAACAGATTTTTCGGGAGAAGCGCGCCGTGCTGGAGAGCGCCCGCTCCATGGCGCAAGCTTCCTTCCATGTGCGAGACCGCGTACGGGAAGAAACCAACACGCGCACGTTCGATAAAATGGCACTGGAGGCAAAGCTGAAGGCCAGTCTGGATGAAAAGTGA